One genomic segment of Gorilla gorilla gorilla isolate KB3781 chromosome 23, NHGRI_mGorGor1-v2.1_pri, whole genome shotgun sequence includes these proteins:
- the LOC129529649 gene encoding eukaryotic translation initiation factor 3 subunit F-like, which yields MEFAKNMYELHKKVSPNELILGWYAAGHHITEHSVLIHDYYSREAPNPIHLTVDTSLQNGHMSIEAYVSTLMGVPGRTVGVFTPLTVKYAYYDTECIRVDLIMKTCFSPNRVVGLSSDLQQVGRASARIQDALSIVLQYAEDILSGKVSADNTIRKVGHFLMSLVNQVPKIVPDDLETMLHSNINDLLMVTYLANLTQSQIALNENLVNL from the coding sequence ATGGAATTTGCTAAGAACATGTATGAACTGCATAAAAAAGTTTCTCCAAATGAGCTCATCTTGGGGTGGTATGCTGCAGGCCATCACATCACAGAGCACTCTGTGCTGATCCATGACTACTACAGCCGAGAGGCCCCCAACCCCATCCACCTCACTGTGGACACAAGTCTCCAGAACGGCCATATGAGCATCGAAGCCTATGTCAGCACTTTAATGGGTGTCCCTGGGAGGACCGTGGGAGTGTTCACACCTCTGACAGTGAAATACGCATACTATGACACGGAATGCATCAGAGTTGACCTGATCATGAAGACCTGCTTTAGCCCCAACAGAGTGGTTGGACTCTCAAGTGACTTGCAGCAAGTAGGAAGGGCATCAGCTCGCATCCAGGATGCCCTGAGCATAGTGTTGCAATATGCAGAGGATATACTATCTGGAAAGGTGTCAGCTGACAATACCATCAGGAAGGTGGGCCACTTCCTGATGAGCCTGGTTAACCAAGTACCAAAAATAGTTCCCGATGACTTGGAGACCATGCTCCACAGCAACATCAATGATCTGTTGATGGTGACCTACCTGGCCAACCTCACACAGTCACAGATTGCCCTCAATGAAAATCTTGTAAACCTGTGA